Below is a window of Salvelinus sp. IW2-2015 linkage group LG35, ASM291031v2, whole genome shotgun sequence DNA.
taacctgtaagtaggtaggactggggtctgaacgtcaGCTCTTTTCTCTGACCTGTAAGTAGTAGGACTGGCGGTCTGAACGTCAGCTCTTTTCTCTAACCTGTAAgttaggtaggactggggtctgaacgtcagctttttctctaacctgtaagtaggtagactggggtctgaacgtcagctcttttctctaacctgtaagtgtaggtaggactggggtctgaacgtcagcttctttctctaacctgtaagtaggtaggactggggtctgaacgttcagctcttttctctaacctgtaagtaggtaggactgggggtCTGAAGTCAGCTCTTTTCTCTAACCTGTAAGTAGGAGGACTGGGTCTGAACGCAGCTCTTCTCTAACCTGTAAGAGGTAGACTTGGTTCTGAACGTCAGCTCTTTTCTctaacctgtaagtaggtagactggggtctgaacgtcagctcttttctctaaccgtgtaagtaggtaggactgggtcTGAACGTCAGCTCTTTTCTCTAACCTGTTAAGTAggaggactggggtctgaacgttCAGCTTCTTTTCTCTTGacctgtaagtaggtaggactggggtctgaacgtcaGCTCTTTTCTCTACCTGTAAGTAGGTAGTACTGGGTCTGACGTTCAGCTCTTTTCTCTacctgtaagtaggtaggactggggtctgaacgtcaGCTCTTTTCTCTAACCTGTAAGTATGGNNNNNNNNNNNNNNNNNNNNNNNNNNNNNNNNNNNNNNNNNNNNNNNNNNNNNNNNNNNNNNNNNNNNNNNNNNNNNNNNNNNNNNNNNNNNNNNNNNNNNNNNNNNNNNNNNNNNNNNNNNNNNNNNNNNNNNNNNNNNNNNNNNNNNNNNNNNNNNNNNNNNNNNNNNNNNNNNNNNNNNNNNNNNNNNNNNNNNNNNNNNNNNNNNNNNNNNNNNNNNNNNNNNNNNNNNNNNNNNNNNNNNNNNNNNNNNNNNNNNNNNNNNNNNNNNNNNNNNNNNNNNNNNNNNNNNNNNNNNNNNNNNNNNNNNNNNNNNNNNNNNNNNNNNNNNNNNNNNNNNNNNNNNNNNNNNNNNNNNNNNNNNNNNNNNNNNNNNNNNNNNNNNNNNNNNNNNNNNNNNNNNNNNNNNNNNNNNNNNNNNNNNNNNNNNNNNNNNNNNNNNNNNNNNNNNNNNNNNNNNNNNNNNNNNNNNNNNNNNNNNNNNNNNNNNNNNNNNNNNNNNNNNNNNNNNNNNNNNNNNNNNNNNNNNNNNNNNNNNNNNNNNNNNNNNNNNNNNNNNNNNNNNNNNNNNNNNNNNNNNNNNNNNNNNNNNNNNNNNNNNNNNNNNNNNNNNNNNNNNNNNNNNNNNNNNNNNNNNNNNNNNNNNNNNNNNNNNNNNNNNNNNNNNNNNNNNNNNNNNNNNNNNNNNNNNNNNNNNNNNNNNNNNNNNNNNNNNNNNNNNNNNNNNNNNNNNNNNNNNNNNNNNNNNNNNNNNNNNNNNNNNNNNNNNNNNNNNNNNNNNNNNNNNNNNNNNNNNNNNNNNNNNNNNNNNNNNNNNNNNNNNNNNNNNNNNNNNNNNNNNNNNNNNNNNNNNNNNNNNNNNNNNNNNNNNNNNNNNNNNNNNNNNNNNNNNNNNNNNNNNNNNNNNNNNNNNNNNNNNNNNNNNNNNNNNNNNNNNNNNNNNNNNNNNNNNNNNNNNNNNNNNNNNNNNNNNNNNNNNNNNNNNNNNNNNNNNNNNNNNNNNNNNNNNNNNNNNNNNNNNNNNNNNNNNNNNNNNNNNNNNNNNNNNNNNNNNNNNNNNNNNNNNNNNNNNNNNNNNNNNNNNNNNNNNNNNNNNNNNNNNNNNNNNNNNNNNNNNNNNNNNNNNNNNNNNNNNNNNNNNNNNNNNNNNNNNNNNNNNNNNNNNNNNNNNNNNNNNNNNNNNNNNNNNNNNNNNNNNNNNNNNNNNNNNNNNNNNNNNNNNNNNNNNNNNNNNNNNNNNNNNNNNNNNNNNNNNNNNNNNNNNNNNNNNNNNNNNNNNNNNNNNNNNNNNNNNNNNNNNNNNNNNNNNNNNNNNNNNNNNNNNNNNNNNNNNNNNNNNNNNNNNNNNNNNNNNNNNNNNNNNNNNNNNNNNNNNNNNNNNNNNNNNNNNNNNNNNNNNNNNNNNNNNNNNNNNNNNNNNNNNNNNNNNNNNNNNNNNNNNNNNNNNNNNNNNNNNNNNNNNNNNNNNNNNNNNNNNNNNNNNNNNNNNNNNNNNNNNNNNNNNNNNNNNNNNNNNNNNNNNNNNNNNNNNNNNNNNNNNNNNNNNNNNNNNNNNNNNNNNNNNNNNNNNNNNNNNNNNNNNNNNNNNNNNNNNNNNNNNNNNNNNNNNNNNNNNNNNNNNNNNNNNNNNNNNNNNNNNNNNNNNNNNNNNNNNNNNNNNNNNNNNNNNNNNNNNNNNNNNNNNNNNNNNNNNNNNNNNNNNNNNNNNNNNNNNNNNNNNNNNNNNNNNNNNNNNNNNNNNNNNNNNNNNNNNNNNNNNNNNNNNNNNNNNNNNNNNNNNNNNNNNNNNNNNNNNNNNNNNNNNNNNNNNNNNNNNNNNNNNNNNNNNNNNNNNNNNNNNNNNNNNNNNNNNATTTCAATTTGAATGAGGGGCTGAATTAAGAGGATTTCCAGGAAAGGCCAGGTTTGGCCAAAACAGCATTCTGTATGCAAATCCACTGGCTCAGATGCATCTAGCCTCCTGCCTACCTCCCATTGACATTACTAGAGACCAGGACTGTGCAGTCAGTCAGCTGCTGTCCATCAAATGGCCCATACTGTTTGTTTCTCTGCCCCCATAATTCCTCCCATCCCCATCCTTGAATACTTTCTACCACTTGTCTAGACCTCATTAAACTAGTAATCCTCTAAGTGGGCAAGCTGCTCTACAGAAAGAGGAGGGCCCAAACCAGGGAATACCAATGAATACTGAGCTCCTCTTATGgtgctgagagagaaagaggagacagatgTAGTAACAGTTATGCAAATAGTTATGAATGTGTGGACAGACCAGTTCAAAAGGTAGATGGAGGATATTCACAGTGACGGATATTGGAGGGTGGAGGGGTATTTAAACtcagaaaaatgtattaaaatgaggACTAACTTGATTTTAAAGGTGTGAAATTGTATCAGGTCTGAAATAGTTGACCCACAATGTCCTGAAGTAGTGATATCTTATTTTACCACTAGGGAGCAGCAAATCAATTCACCAAGGTCTTATTGTTGCCTGCATGGCCATTCGGAGTTTGACATTTAGCATTGAGAGGTCTTAATTCCCCTGGGCATTTGGTTTGTGGCTTTGGTAACAGCAAGTTGAATAATTCAACAATGGTTAACTGAACATTGAAAAATCATTAGAAATCTATCCACAGAATGGCTTTCAGGTTGAATGCCACTTGTCTAGACCTCATTAAACTATTAATCCTCTGTAAGTGGGCAAGCTGCTCTCCAGAATGAGGAGGGCCCAAACCAGGAAATAACAATGAATACTGAGCTCCTCTTATGgtgctgagagagaaagaggagcgggATAGAGGGTGAGAGATCGAGCGATAGAAGGCCAGATCCTGACAGACCCAAACTCACATATTTCTGCCAGAAGTATTGTGGTGCCTCAGAGGCTGTGGTGGAGCACTCCACCTCCACGTCGTCGCCTAGTGTCACAAGCAGGTTTTCCTTGATGAACTTCCGGCTGGAGGAGGACACATCGTACACAGACAGCTCACGCATGTCTGAACAGGGGATCAGAAACACAGCAGGTTCAGGCAGAAATCAAGAAGAATGCATGTGTGATGGTTTTAAgaggtttgagtgtgtgtgtgtgtgtgtgtgtgtgtgtgtgtgcagctgcgCGCACAGTGTACAAGCATGCATAGACATCAGTCAACAGAGTCATATCCTTGAGTATACTGCAGTATCGTGCCTCAAATCCTCTACAAATTGCCCATGAGGGAACAATCAGATAATGGTAATTGCCTTCATCTTCCTAAGTCCTCACAATGGTGCACTGTGGAGTGTGACGGTtaattttctccctctctacgtCAACGGAACCATCTCCATGTGCCTTGGGCTCTCTCCTTCTGTCCACACAAATAATTCCCCATTATCGATTGCTCCACAGGCAAAGAAGCCTATCAAAAGACATGACGGACAATTTGATCGCCCCTGTAGCGGYAGGGAAAATAGGCCTCACGCTATGACCACCCTTTCATGWGCCTTGTACAATARYTCTCTTCTTCTGGTTGCTTTGTATTTCTATCTATCCCCTGTGAATTTRCSTTTCTGGAACATTGTTTTTGAAAACAATGAGGAGAATGGATATACTGTACGGTGGAGTGGACAGCAGGCGctcctcctggagagctactacTGGGTGTGCAGGGGTTTGTTCCAGCACTACACTTACCCTCCGGATTCAGCTAATCAAGGTTCTGGGGAGCAGCTGATACAAATCAGGTGTATTAAAGCAGGGTTGTACTAAAAGCCTGCATACCGAGCAGCTCTCCAGGAGGTTTGGTCTTTCCTGCTGTGCTGACTTATTGGCCATCGcaccattttttaatttttttttaaacagctgttacAGACATGCATGTGACTATATAGCCCACCCCATACTCACAGTTGATGGTGATAGCCAGGGGCTGGGAGGAGTTGTCGGTTGCCGTGGCATTGTCTGCGACACAGCGGTAGAGTCCCTGGTGGAAGTAGCTGTGGATGCTGCGGATGGACAGAAGCAGTTGGCTCGCCTCACGCCTCAAGATAACACCAGGGATACATTGGCGGTACATGGGCTCCTCCTCCAGCCGATACCACTTATTCATGTACTGatggagagtaggagagagaggaacagtgagagagagaaacagagatttaCCTAATCTGCAAACAGCAGTCATATGCAGGACTGGCTCAGTGAtatgagtagtagtagtgagaaTGATTACCTTCTTGGTCTGCACACATTGGTCATTTTATATACAATAAAAATGATAAAGCTGAGCCCTGTTGACATAAACATACTGCACTAACTGAAGTCGAGTTCAAGTCATGTTTCGATAAGTGCAGCACCTCAACACGCTTTACTTCACATAGTTCAGCAACAGAATTGGCAATCATATAACGCAATTCTAAGTAAAGTCAGAGGTAGAAGTAGCCTGTGTCCTGACCTTGGAAAACTTCTCAAAGTGGACTTGGCTGGTGTTGAGCTCCGAGTCAGAAAGCAGACATTCCAGGGTYACTTCATCYTTCTCCAGAACAGGCTTGTCTGGTCCCTTTATGACCAGGGCCGCTAGACAGCACAGAAGAAGACAACAYGGACCAAATCAACACCATCATRATACACTTTAGTTGTCYATGCTAGTTTATTGTTTAGTTAATCTCGTCCCATGGCTGGTAGTAGACAAGATTATTGTTTAGCCCACCTATTGCTATAGTCATTCCAGTGGGGTTTCTTTGTTGagaagtattttgatacacttcAGTGGATGGGCTGGTGTGCCTAACAATTAGGCCACATATAGGGAATTAGACTGGGCTGTTGCAGCAGCTTACTGTTTGAGTGACAAATACAGTGTTTAATATTTATACAAGTGCTTCCTTTTCCTTCTTGTTGACTGGTTCAAACCAGACTGGCAATTAGCCAAACACAGCCAGATGAACAACAGGTTTGTCTACTTGACGAGGAGATGCTGGTAATAAAAGGTTGGTAGAACAAAGCTGGACAAAGCGTTTTAGTGCAAAAACACAGACCATCCACACACTTGCATTACTTGTCAGAGGAGCTGAACAACACGTTGAAAGCACACCATTTCATGGGGATGACTGTGGCATTATCGATCCACACCATGGACAATGCTGAAGAAAAGCAattggaaacatgtttttagatagtGACAAAAATCTAAACAGTGACTTAAATTGTTTTTCTCTACAGGCGTTGAGTCTCCAAGGTAAATCAAATCCCATGGAATTGGATAGAGGTGCAGAGATTCATGTGATTTGTCACACTTTCAATTCATATTCAAATAATTGGCTTTTCAGGGGAGTTCCGCTCTCAATTAATAATTGAATTGATTACCCAGGCACAAACAGagacaatataaaaaaata
It encodes the following:
- the LOC112067962 gene encoding uncharacterized protein, which translates into the protein MRGFILFAILVIAHAHSSIAALVIKGPDKPVLEKDEVTLECLLSDSELNTSQVHFEKFSKYMNKWYRLEEEPMYRQCIPGVILRREASQLLLSIRSIHSYFHQGLYRCVADNATATDNSSQPLAITINYMRELSVYDVSSSSRKFIKENLLVTLGDDVEVECSTTASEAPQYFWQKYVSLGLSGSGLLSLDLSPSIPLLFLSQHHKRSSVFIVISWFGPSSFWRAACPLTED